A portion of the Glycine max cultivar Williams 82 chromosome 10, Glycine_max_v4.0, whole genome shotgun sequence genome contains these proteins:
- the LOC100783992 gene encoding transcriptional activator DEMETER translates to MGEQPHDRLSMNFGKQLLGQDDRQFEMNNTWVPIPPEKLIQLTSNTPSDWPVNQMSGPNYQEISVPGSDYMKEKLMHYPGPHQNLPLMGQIGHQTRENKMFDGKLMHRNSVLDYIPGSYTQPWHYESNGSNSNTSEQLLKKDITNIDSANRNLDVNNNMAARNPLLSMFYPQASSDMSDPYAGVQRCNIHSALDILFREANSLLFPNRNSEFGGSSSNSLLNNDIHCSVPNQLEGFFSEIPYGDPYHNYNLNYVPIAEAGTTASFTNSLQSVPAEAGATASFTNSLQSVPAEADATASFTNSLQSVPKLMDQLKFVDNQFFTIPDYIIAESTSQEKDKQKDLVSSTQNEVREHCDGLLQENVDSSSAAISTTYGDQKGSDNIRGKGSDLGFDLNKTPEQKATQRRKHRPKVIKEAKPKRTPKPATQKTQVKENLHKKRKYVRKTAATPQTDVIEESVDSIVATKKSCRRALNFDLEHNKYASQSTIGCQQEINHRNEKAFNTTSDHKATEMLDGATMTYGKNSALLISSWDELTVENQQPRNTEDNTLLLHEKQANNILSERKSITALSATTQEPQIAKFLVAEEGPAQEDSDLCQEGNNGCMHQYIHTKQIANRYQSEACFENSQKTREPICQNTLQLVPNILSNSIEAAKGSKRKYRKRTQKQHDSATNSCDTSLCQETLQAHGNFRGATPAKDVIKKQKIKKTQNRHNAKISGRSSSQIMSKEKIGFHTQSNEEIPYICIESNRFVEQQNNGTLTGECFAISEEHSNLIDEIICRPNDLKLRESNMSEMEGLKALVPYNGDRSVVPYQEFELLKKHKPRPKVDLDAETERTWKLLMGKVGSEGLEETDKEKEKWWDKERNVFHGRVDSFIARMHLIQGDRRFSKWKGSVVDSVIGVFLTQNVSDHLSSSAFMSLASRFPLQSKSSKKTYDVDTNTLFKEAGLNILNPADTITSYGYGTLNQPTYHLGFETPHHAKELWRDCETSRTKGSLIKLNNQSSVEEFLSPQDSLDSSITQDARNRYSSGSNSESEGLDCRCEHRKTQFLTSTNSLQVGKTTMFQEFYNSVNGVSLFEERNKDGQLHPAEQVKQNCSIGRNSSPNVCSAFSHPSNFAYPPKQLPVVPSTDYGLYYSDTQGLKTIQMNGEKFSWTETVSVHSEFQDNNSGNRKEGDSADKPTEIQYTNGTLGSPEIPTIDPYEPLSKYLVLPQDTSQFGSHTNYSQPSLNHHIVGQKSLESESREFTNSLNASRILGRYQDGVVNDSYNIPKDAEGLDSKKISAANSQGCSENSRAESNPQKQVYYPNPINKKSQIKVSKARKEKPETEKKLASDWDKLRKEVQVNGTEKERSMDTMDSLDYEAVRCASVKEISKTIKERGMNNLLAERIKEFLDRLVTEHGSIDLEWLRHVPQDKAKDFLLSFRGLGLKSVECVRLLTLQNIAFPVDTNVGRIAVRLGWVPLQPLPEALQLHLLELYPVLEAVQKYLWPRLCKLDQRTLYELHYQMITFGKVFCTKKKPKCNACPMRAECRHFASAFASARLALPGPEEKHIVSMHVPIAAERNYFVNENPMVLPLLENNLSRQVSPQSWQCEPIIEEPATPEREWTEAEESDMEDFFKEDSDEILSIDLNAKKSTVNVQNYLQEYNEHNEGCMSKALVALNPRSASIPTPKLKNVSRLRTEHQVYELPDSHPLLEKMDKREPDDPSPYLLAIWTPGETPNSVEPPERRCGSQDSALCNDNTCFSCNSIREANSQTVRGTLLIPCRTATRGSFPLNGTYFQVNELFADHASSVQPIDIPREWIWNLPRRTVYFGTSVSSIFKDLSTQEIQHCFWRGFVCVRGFDQKERAPRPLQARLHFSASRLAKTEK, encoded by the exons ATGGGTGAGCAACCACATGACAG GCTTTCAATGAACTTTGGAAAACAACTTTTAGGCCAAGATGACAGACAATTTGAAATGAACAATACATGGGTACCCATCCCCCCTGAGAAGCTCATTCAACTAACATCTAATACACCATCAGACTGGCCAGTGAACCAAATGAGCGGACCAAATTATCAAGAAATTTCTGTACCTGGAAGTGATTACATGAAAGAAAAGCTGATGCATTACCCAGGACCACATCAGAATCTCCCTCTGATGGGACAAATAGGTCATCAAACTAGAGAGAACAAAATGTTTGATGGCAAATTGATGCATAGAAACAGTGTTCTAGATTACATTCCAGGCTCCTACACTCAGCCATGGCACTATGAGAGCAATGGATCAAACAGTAATACCTCAGAACAACTGCTCAAGAAGGACATAACTAATATAGATTCTGCTAACAGGAATTTGGATGTGAACAATAACATGGCAGCCAGAAATCCGTTGCTATCAATGTTTTATCCTCAGGCTAGCAGCGATATGAGTGATCCCTATGCAGGTGTACAAAGATGCAATATCCATTCAGCTTTAGACATTTTGTTCAGAGAAGCTAACAGCCTTCTGTTTCCAAATAGGAATTCTGAATTTGGTGGCAGTAGCTCAAACAGCTTGCTCAACAATGACATTCATTGTTCAGTCCCGAACCAACTGGAGGGCTTCTTCTCTGAGATACCCTATG GTGATCCTTACCACAATTATAATCTGAATTATGTGCCAATAGCTGAAGCTGGGACCACAGCTAGTTTTACCAACTCTCTCCAATCAGTACCAGCTGAAGCTGGTGCCACTGCTAGTTTTACCAACTCTCTCCAATCAGTACCAGCTGAAGCTGATGCCACTGCAAGTTTTACCAACTCTCTCCAATCGGTACCAAAATTGATGGATCAACTCAAATTTGTGGACAACCAGTTTTTTACAATACCAGATTACATAATAGCTGAAAGCACAAGTCAGGAGAAAGACAAACAAAAGGACTTAGTTTCTTCCACTCAGAATGAAGTTAGGGAACATTGCGATGGGCTTCTACAGGAAAATGTTGATTCATCATCTGCAGCAATTTCTACAACATATGGGGATCAAAAGGGTTCTGACAACATCCGTGGCAAGGGAAGTGACCTGGGTTTTGACCTGAACAAGACACCTGAGCAGAAAGCAACCCAGCGAAGAAAGCATAGGCCAAAAGTAATTAAAGAGGCCAAGCCCAAAAGAACTCCAAAGCCTGCAACTCAAAAGACACAGGTGAAGGAGAATCTGCACAAAAAGAGGAAGTATGTCCGAAAAACTGCAGCAACACCACAGACCGATGTTATAGAAGAAAGTGTTGATTCTATTGTTGCAACTAAAAAATCCTGCAGAAGAGCTCTAAATTTTGACTTGGAACATAATAAATATGCAAGCCAGAGCACCATAGGTTGCCAGCAGGAGATCAACCATAGAAATGAGAAAGCTTTCAATACCACTTCAGACCACAAGGCCACAGAGATGCTGGATGGAGCAACTATGACCTATGGTAAAAACTCAGCTTTGCTGATCAGCTCATGGGATGAACTTACAGTAGAAAACCAACAACCCAGAAACACAGAAGATAATACACTTCTACTGCATGAAAAGCAAGCTAATAATATCCTGTCAGAAAGGAAATCAATCACAGCCTTGTCAGCCACTACACAAGAGCCACAGATAGCAAAATTTCTTGTCGCTGAGGAAGGTCCAGCTCAGGAAGATTCTGATTTGTGTCAGGAAGGAAATAATGGATGTATGCATCAATATATTCAtacaaagcaaattgccaacaGGTATCAATCAGAAGCATGTTTTGAAAACTCACAGAAGACCAGAGAACCAATTTGTCAGAATACCCTTCAGTTGGTGCCTAACATCCTCTCCAATTCCATTGAAGCAGCAAAGGGTTCCAAGAGAAAATATCGCAAAAGAACTCAGAAGCAACATGACTCAGCCACAAATTCATGTGATACTTCCTTGTGCCAAGAGACTTTACAAGCACATGGAAATTTCAGAGGTGCAACTCCTGCCAAAGATGTTATTAAAAAACAGAAgattaaaaaaactcaaaatagaCACAATGCAAAAATCAGtggaaggtcttccagccaaATAATGTCTAAAGAGAAAATTGGATTTCATACACAGTCTAATGAAGAAATACCATATATCTGTATTGAAAGTAATAGATTTGTAGAGCAGCAAAACAATGGAACCCTCACTGGGGAATGCTTTGCTATCTCAG AGGAACATTCTAATTTGATAGATGAGATAATTTGTCGACCGAATGATCTCAAACTTAGGGAGAGCAACATGTCAGAGATGGAAGGACTAAAGGCACTAGTCCCATATAATGGAGATCGTTCTGTTGTACCCTATCAGGAGTTTGAATtacttaaaaaacataaaccAAGGCCTAAAGTGGATCTTGATGCAGAAACAGAGAGAACCTGGAAACTATTGATGGGCAAAGTAGGAAGTGAAGGCCTTGAAGAAACTGACAAGGAAAAAGAGAAGTGGTGGgacaaagaaagaaatgttTTTCACGGACGAGTTGATTCTTTCATTGCACGGATGCATCTTATTCAAG GAGATAGACGCTTTTCAAAGTGGAAAGGATCTGTTGTTGACTCAGTGATAGGTGTTTTCCTCACTCAGAATGTTTCAGATCATCTTTCAAG CTCTGCCTTTATGTCTCTAGCATCAAGGTTTCCTCTTCAGTCAAAAAGCAGCAAGAAAACATATGATGTTGACACGAACACATTGTTTAAAGAAGCAGGACTCAACATACTAAATCCAGCTGATACAATAACATCATATGGATATGGGACATTAAATCAACCAACCTATCATCTAGGCTTTGAGACACCCCATCATGCAAAAGAGCTTTGGAGAGACTGTGAAACCTCAAGGACAAAAGGGAGCCTAATAAAGCTAAATAATCAGAGCTCAGTGGAAGAATTTTTATCACCACAAGATTCTCTTGATTCTTCAATTACTCAAGATGCCAGAAATAGATATTCCTCAGGATCTAATTCAGAATCAGAAGGTCTTGACTGCAGGTGTGAACACAGAAAGACTCAGTTTTTAACTTCAACAAATTCTTTACAGGTAGGAAAGACCACTATGTTCCAGGAATTTTACAACAGTGTAAATGGAGTGTCACTATTTGAGGAGAGAAATAAAGATGGACAGCTGCATCCAGCAGAACAAGTGAAACAAAATTGTAGCATAGGCAGAAACAGCAGTCCCAATGTCTGCTCAGCATTTAGTCATCCTAGCAACTTTGCTTATCCACCAAAGCAACTACCTGTAGTTCCTTCAACTGACTATGGACTATATTACTCAGACACACAAGGGCTGAAGACTATTCAAATGAATGGTGAAAAGTTTTCTTGGACTGAAACTGTTTCTGTTCACAGTGAGTTTCAGGACAACAATTCTGGCAATAGGAAAGAGGGAGATAGTGCAGATAAACCCACAGAAATCCAGTACACAAATGGAACACTAGGGTCTCCAGAGATACCAACAATTGACCCTTATGAACCATTAAGCAAGTATTTAGTCCTTCCACAAGATACTTCTCAATTTGGATCTCATACAAATTACAGTCAACCTTCACTAAATCATCATATTGTAGGCCAGAAATCCTTAGAATCAGAAAGCAGGGAATTCACAAACTCATTAAATGCTTCTCGTATATTGGGTAGATACCAAGATGGTGTAGTTAATGATAGCTACAATATTCCTAAGGATGCAGAAGGTCttgacagtaaaaaaatatctgCAGCAAACAGCCAGGGATGCTCAGAAAATAGTAGGGCTGAATCAAATCCTCAGAAGCAAGTTTATTATCCCAACCCTATCAATAAAAAGAGCCAAATAAAGGTTTCAAAAGCAAGGAAAGAAAAACCTGAGACTGAGAAAAAGCTTGCAAGCGACTGGGACAAACTAAGAAAGGAGGTACAGGTAAATGGgacagagaaagaaagaagtatGGACACAATGGATTCACTGGACTATGAAGCAGTAAGATGTGCCTCTGTTAAAGAGATATCTAAAACTATTAAAGAGCGAGGGATGAACAACTTGCTAGCAGAACGAATCAAA GAATTCCTGGACAGATTGGTTACAGAACATGGAAGCATCGATCTTGAATGGTTAAGGCATGTTCCCCAAGATAAAGCAAA AGACTTTCTTCTGAGCTTTCGAGGATTGGGGTTAAAAAGTGTGGAATGCGTACGGCTTCTGACACTTCAAAATATTGCTTTCCCT GTTGACACCAATGTTGGAAGGATAGCAGTTAGACTTGGATGGGTCCCTCTCCAACCACTTCCTGAAGCACTTCAGTTACACCTCCTTGAACT GTATCCAGTGCTGGAAGCTGTTCAGAAGTATCTCTGGCCCAGATTGTGTAAACTTGACCAAAGAACCTT GTATGAACTGCACTACCAGATGATTACATTTGGGAAG GTTTTCTGCacaaagaaaaaaccaaaatgcaatgcatgtccAATGCGAGCAGAGTGCAGGCACTTTGCAAGTGCTTTTGCAAG TGCACGGCTTGCCTTGCCTGGACCAGAAGAGAAGCACATCGTTAGTATGCATGTTCCCATTGCAGCTGAGAGAAACTATTTTGTCAATGAGAACCCCATGGTCCTACCTCTCCTTGAGAACAACTTGAGCAGACAAGTAAGTCCTCAAAGTTGGCAGTGTGAACCAATCATTGAAGAACCAGCAACACCAGAAAGAGAGTGGACAGAGGCAGAAGAAAGTGACATGGAGGACTTTTTTAAGGAGGATTCTGATGAAATTCTTTCCATTGACCTCAATGCAAAAAAGTCAACAGTGAATGTACAGAACTACTTGCAAGAATACAATGAGCATAATGAAGGTTGCATGTCTAAGGCACTTGTGGCCTTGAATCCACGGTCTGCTTCTATCCCTACGCCAAAACTGAAGAATGTGAGTCGGCTAAGAACTGAACACCAAGT ATATGAACTTCCAGATTCACATCCTCTCTTGGAAAAG ATGGATAAACGGGAACCTGATGATCCAAGCCCGTATCTTCTTGCAATATGGACACCAG GTGAGACTCCAAATTCTGTTGAACCACCAGAAAGAAGGTGTGGATCCCAAGACTCAGCCCTGTGCAATGACAACACATGTTTTTCATGCAACAGCATTAGGGAAGCCAATTCACAAACAGTTAGAGGAACACTTCTG ATACCTTGTAGGACAGCAACTAGAGGAAGCTTTCCACTGAATGGAACTTACTTTCAAGTTAATGAG CTATTTGCGGATCATGCATCCAGCGTTCAACCTATTGATATTCCTAGGGAATGGATATGGAATTTGCCAAGGAGGACAGTATACTTTGGGACCTCCGTATCATCTATTTTTAAAG ACCTTTCAACCCAAGAAATTCAGCATTGCTTTTGGAGAG GATTTGTTTGTGTCCGGGGATTTGATCAAAAGGAACGCGCACCCCGTCCTCTTCAGGCCAGATTGCATTTTTCAGCAAGCAGGTTAGCAaagacagaaaaataa